The stretch of DNA AATTATCCTTTGATACTATGgtaatttctaaaaaatatcTGCAAAATCTCCCTATAAAATTAGTCTGCTATTCTTACCACTGTGAAATTTTCCTATTGTCTGATGTGAATCTCTTCTACAATTCTAGCACATAAgctccatttttttccactatGCTCTCTATCTTTGCAACAACTTGCTATGTTTTGAAGACTGTTACCATGCTAATTCAGGACCGCTTAGAATTTTTCTATGTGTGTAATACTTCAGGCCATTAAGTGCCCCATTTCAATTTGTTCTATCTTTTGGGCTACCATGTGTGTCAGTTTTCTTGGAGATTTCTGAGTATGTTTAGAGTATGCAGTGTAATAGAGCAGGATTGCACTCAGCtagcttttaaatttttctctaGTCCatatttcactgattttctttgtAAAAGTTTTCACAGTGCATTTTTTCTCCTAGTCCTGTAGTTCCTAGGCTACATATAATATGATTGTGCAATGCTTAAGCTGCTTCTGAAGTGAAACTCACAGATTTTGCTCTCTTGCCTTTTTACTTACAAGAAATGATTAAACTATAATTATTATGGTAACTCATTCTGTGCATCCATCCACAACTGTAAGCCCTATGACTGTTCCAAATTTGCATGTCTGCAGCTCTTACGTACAAGTTTATTCTCGGTGGAACAGCATTAAGCTagtttcttccttctcctcactttttttccagctacattttttcctttcttttttaacatcATGAACTGCTCACTCATTTTCTTTGTTCCTCAGAAGGTTTTACCTCTTCTATAAACACAAACATGAGCATTTTTTCTGAGGctactttttctttccattccttgaattctgctgtcagaaaaacaattttactTCAGTGCCTCAAGATGAATGCTCTTATTTATCAATCTTTTCTATATTTAAACAAGCCTCTTAGAGTGACAGTGAATGTAGCACAGGAGAGATTGAAGGGGTAAAGTTGCCTTCGGCCTGAAGCCAGGCTGCATAAACAGAGCTGTGGCAGCTTAGCACTTTGCCTTGGGATCAGCATCCCCAGTTGCACTAGTTATTCTGCCTATGGTATGGCAGATGAGGAAGTACAACTCTTTCATCCAACATATTATGTAAGGACAGATGTTTTCAGCTTACTCAGACATTAGAATTAGGACCCTATAGGATGCCCTGTACAAGAAAGATAGCAACATCAGGATATGAACAAGAAATTGAAGACATTAGTGCGGCATGTGTTGCCGTAGCTGAAGACTAACCGGCATAAAGAACAGCACCAAAATGTGGAAACAGAAAATTTGGCATGAACTTGCAACTGGAATAAGGGCATGGGGGGTCCTAAAGTCTAAGGACCTCTAAAGTCCTTAGATCCAGACCTCTAAAGCATCAATATTGCCCTGCTGCTGGACAGGTAAAACGTAACTTAAAATCCCCCCCTGCAATGCAGTCACTCCTCCCGCTGCATTGAAGCAATAGCTTGGAGGCTTTCtttcaaaagagaagaaattctttggGTTGTTCAGGATTTACTGCTACCCAGGCAAAATTACAACAGGCAAATTTAATCATGTGGTGCCATTAAGGCACTTGGGCAAAGTTCCCTATAAAACCTGCCCATTTTCTTCAGAACAAGTACAGATGCAGCAAAATTTGCAGTTTTTTCCACACATACcccttatatatatatactgttTTGGTCTGAAAAGTCACAATACCCAATGTTTACTTCAATTTTTAGGGTTCTTTTTACTAATCTCACTAAATATAAAAAGAGTTGTATGTACTGTGTGCCTATTGAGGTGTTATTGATGAGAGGACAAATTaatcttcattttatttcagttaattCTAAAACATCTACATCTTGTAAACATGTGAAAATTTTACCATTTCTGTTAtttaacaattattttaatatttgtggtCCTACTACATACAGATGGGTTTTGTCAAGGGGAACTTACtgcaggaatcacagaattttgtgacatttgaCTTATGCCATTGCCAACCTTGGAAATACAAGCCACTAAATTGTTATGAATACATCTGCAGAACCTCTCTGATAAGTATAGCCAGTCTCGTGCCAAATATCATCTGCTGCAAGATAAATGTTGGAATAAAAAGGCAGACTGAATGTGAGCAATTTGAATTTATCAAAATGTACTCTTTAGCCTGAAATGCCAGTGCCAAACCACACTGAAGTGGGACACACAGTCCCATGGAGCTAAAACCCAAAGCTCAGTAAATGCTGAATAATCTACAAATATATCTTAGTGGTCACTCAGAACTGTAGTCCAGTCATAGTAGAGATAAATTCCTTAACTACTGAAGAGCTGGAATATTCAGAGTAATTGACTATCATGCACCTGTGAAGTGATCAGTTTCAACTATTATCTTAGATCTATTTTTGATATAGAACAATAATTCCCTTTCTACAATTTGTTCAGGTCAAGGTCTTGTTGAAATTCCCAGATGGAACTTAGTTCTGTGAATATTAGTCCAGTAGGAAGAATACTGAAACACATGatgttaattaaaaatcagTTACAAAGTGACAAAGATGGTATTTTGCTACTAGTCCAGACTGGTTTGAAAACCCCAATTCACCACTAAAATAAGTTGTTCTGTAACATCTTGCAAGACTTCTTAAATTACTACAAGTAGTATGCCATCACTTACATTTATTTCTCTTGTTGGGAAAGATATCACAGCACTCTACACATGTACCTCTACTATCtccttgtttttgttgttttctctccTAGGTTTTCTCCCCTATCTGAGCAAGTGAAACACTGAGAAACATGCCTGAGCAAAGCAATGATTATAGGGTAGTTGTGTTTGGAGCTGGAGGAGTGGGGAAAAGTTCTTTGGTCTTGAGATTTGTGAAGGGCACTTTCAGAGAGAGCTACATCCCTACCATTGAAGACACCTATCGGCAGGTGATCAGCTGTGATAAGAGCATATGCACTTTGCAGATAACTGACACCACAGGGAGCCATCAATTTCCAGCCATGCAACGTCTCTCTATTTCTAAAGGACATGCTTTTATTCTGGTTTACTCTATCACCAGCCGACAGTCCTTGGAGGAACTCAAGCCAATCTACGAACAAATATGTCAGATTAAAGGAGACATAGAAAACATTCCAATAATGCTGGTGGGGAATAAAAATGATGAGAACCAAAATCGAGAGGTAGAAAGCAGTGAAGGAGAAGCCATGGCTAAGAAGTGGAAATGTGCCTTCATGGAGACCTCTGCCAAGACAAACCACAATGTGAAAGAGTTATTTCAAGAGTTGCTAAACCTGGAGAAACGCAGgactgtgagtttgcaaattgatggcaaaaaaagcaagcaacagaaaaggaaggagaagctgaaaggaaaatgtgtgGTGATGTGAAATTGCACTGTCAGAAATCAGCTGTGAAGTCTCATCTGACACTACGCATGTAAAACCCATAGACAGCAAACAACCATGCAAGATCCTATTTCTTAATAcctgttttaaaagaaatatttggaaattgaaaaaaattaggtACTGTGATTGCTatgaaaaaaactgaaaaataaaaatgtatgtaCTCTCACAATTAATTTAAGTaaatcaggaagaaaacaaaagatgtCCCAGAAGACCTTATTttgtaattaacaaaaaatagaAGAATTTTCATCATTTACATAATATGAAAGATCTGGAAAATCAACTTAATATTATCTGCATTTGCATATAATTGCAAGAGAAAGCAGTGCATAatatcagaagaaaaacaaagaaatggtTGTGAAGAAGCCTAGAACATAGAATTGCATGCTGGATGGTGTTAATCATTTCCTTCAAGAATGCTGAGGATGAACAATTCTATGCCATATCATTACTGACTGGTAGGAGAGTGTGCATAAGACAGCCTTGGATCACCTGAATAAATGAACTCTTGCACAGTTACAGGAAGTGTGGGGATAGCAGTTCAAAGGAAAAGATGTTGCCTCTATCCCCCCAGCATGATACTACTTTCTCGTGTGATGCAGTATTTTAACTTAAGGTTAAGTGGAAAAGCCAATCCCTGTGAGAGAGTTGGAGATCATCTTTTCTGAGCTCATTGCTTCAAGAATGACCTGAGTTTCTGCCCCATATATATTTCAGAACAGAC from Poecile atricapillus isolate bPoeAtr1 chromosome Z, bPoeAtr1.hap1, whole genome shotgun sequence encodes:
- the DIRAS2 gene encoding GTP-binding protein Di-Ras2, with amino-acid sequence MPEQSNDYRVVVFGAGGVGKSSLVLRFVKGTFRESYIPTIEDTYRQVISCDKSICTLQITDTTGSHQFPAMQRLSISKGHAFILVYSITSRQSLEELKPIYEQICQIKGDIENIPIMLVGNKNDENQNREVESSEGEAMAKKWKCAFMETSAKTNHNVKELFQELLNLEKRRTVSLQIDGKKSKQQKRKEKLKGKCVVM